The Brachionichthys hirsutus isolate HB-005 chromosome 8, CSIRO-AGI_Bhir_v1, whole genome shotgun sequence genome contains a region encoding:
- the myh7ba gene encoding myosin, heavy chain 7B, cardiac muscle, beta a, producing MSRLDLKEFGEAAPFLRMSDVELMAVTTLPFDGKKRAWIPDEKEAYLEIEIKERSGDQVTVETKSKTTLTVKDGDIQQMNPPKYDMIEDMAMLTHLNEASVLHNLRRRYSSWMIYTYSGLFCVTVNPYKWLPVYTAPVVAVYKGKRRSEMPPHIYSIADNAYNDMLRNRENQSMLITGESGAGKTVNTKRVIQYFAIVAALGDTPAKKGGPATKTGGTLEDQIIEANPAMEAFGNAKTIRNDNSSRFGKFIRIHFGPTGKLASADVDIYLLEKSRVIFQQPSERSYHIYYQIMSQKKPELLDMLLVSSNPYDYHFCSQGVTTVETMDDGQELMATDHAMDILGFLPDEKYGCYKIVGAIMHFGNMKFKQRQREEQAETDGTESADKASYLMGVSSADLMKGLLHPRVKVGNEYVVKGQNVEQVNYAVGALAKATYDRMFKWLVSRINRTLYTSLPRQYFIGVLDIAGFEIFELNSFEQLCINFTNEKMQQFFNHHMFILEQDEYKREGIEWTFIDFGLDLQACIDLIEKPLGIMSILEEECMFPKATDSSLKAKLYDNHSGKSPNFQKPRLDKKRKYETHFELVHYAGVVPYNIIGWLDKNKDPLNETVVAVFQKSSNKLLASLYENYISSDSATEPKPGFKEKRKKAASFQTVSQLHKENLNKLMTNLRSTQPHFVRCIIPNETKTPGIMDPFLVLHQLRCNGVLEGIRICRKGFPNRILYAEFRQRYRILNPHAIPEDTFMDSRKAGEKLLASLDIDHNQYRFGHTKVFFKAGLLGLLEEMRDERLAKILTMLQAVARGKIMRLQLNRMCARREALMIIQWNIRAFNAVKNWLWMKLFFKIKPLLKSAVTEKELACLKEEMAKLKEALEKSDVKRKELEERQVSLTQEKNDLALQLQAEQDNLADAEDRCDLLIKTKIQLDSKVKELMEKLEDEEEMSANVLVKKRKLEDECSELKKDIDDLEITLAKVEKEKHAMENKVKNLIEEMAVLDETILKLTKEKKALQEAHQQTLDDLQAEEDKVNSLTKAKIKLEQQVDDLEGSLEQEKKLRMDLERVRRKLEGDLKLSLESVMDLENDKQQLEEKLKKKDFEMNAVSTRVEDEQAMVNQLQKKIKELQARTEELEEELDADRACRAKVEKQRADVARELEELSERLEEAGGATSAQIEMNKKREADLLKLRRDLEESMLHHESTTAALRKKHADSVAELSEQIDSLQRVKQKLEKERSEAKMEVDDLASTVEQLSKSKATIEKNCRLYEDQLSEAKAKVDELQRQLSDTNTQKARAQTESGEMSRKLEERESLVSQLQRSKNSFIQNVEELKKQLEEENKSKNALAHALQSSRHDCDLLREQYEEEQEAKAELQRGLSKANAEVAQWRTKYETDAIQRTEELEEAKKKLVTRLQEAEETVEASNAKCSSLEKTKHRLQTEIEDLVVDLERSNAAAAALDKKQRNFDKVLAEWKQKYEECQTELESSQKESRALSTELFKLKNSYEETLDHLETIKRENKNLQEEIADLSDQISQGSKTIHELETAKKCLDMEKSEIQAALEEAEGTLEHEESKTLRIQLELNQVKADVDRKLAEKDEEIDNLRRNHQRTLESMQATLDAESKSRNEAVRLRKKMEGDLNEIEVQLNHANRQASESQRLLRNLQVQIKDIQLELDETCHQNEELKEQMAVTDRRNNLLSAEVEELRALLEQNDRARRLAEHELLEATERVNLLHSQNTGLINQKKKLESDLSMLSSEVEDAVQECRNAEEKAKKAITDAAMMAEELKKEQDTSAHLERMKKNMEQTIKDLQMRLDEAEQIALKGGKKQVQKLEARVKELENELDSEQKKSQEYQKGIRKYERRIKELSYQGEEDKKNLLRLQDLIDKLQAKVKSYKRQTEEAEEQSNSNLSRFRKIQHELNDAEERADTAESQVNKLRVRTRDQGGKLAE from the exons ATGTCGCGCTTAGACTTGAAGGAGTTCGGGGAAGCTGCGCCGTTTTTGAGGATGTCCGACGTGGAGCTCATGGCTGTAACGACGCTTCCTTTCGACG GTAAGAAGCGAGCCTGGATTCCTGATGAAAAAGAGGCGTACCTTGAGATCGAGATAAAGGAGCGCAGCGGCGACCAAGTCACCGTTGAGACCAAAAGTAAGACG ACTCTGACGGTGAAGGATGGCGACATCCAGCAGATGAATCCTCCCAAGTATGACATGATCGAAGACATGGCCATGCTGACACACCTGAACGAGGCCTCTGTGCTGCACAACCTGCGCAGGCGCTACTCTTCCTGGATGATCTAC acctACTCCGGGCTCTTCTGTGTCACGGTGAATCCGTACAAGTGGCTGCCCGTCTACACCGCCCCTGTGGTCGCCGTCTACAAAGGGAAACGGCGCTCGGAGATGCCGCCGCACATCTACTCCATTGCGGACAACGCGTACAACGACATGCTGCGCA ATCGTGAGAACCAGTCCATGCTCATCAC CGGAGAATCCGGTGCTGGCAAAACTGTCAACACGAAACGTGTCATTCAGTATTTTGCTATTGTGGCAGCTCTTGGGGACACACCTGCCAAAAAAGGA GGTCCTGCAACGAAAACAGGG GGAACGCTGGAGGATCAGATTATCGAGGCGAACCCTGCCATGGAGGCGTTTGGTAATGCCAAAACGATAAGGAATGACAACTCATCCCGCTTT GGCAAGTTTATCCGGATCCACTTCGGACCGACTGGCAAACTGGCCTCAGCTGATGTTGACATAT ATCTTCTGGAAAAATCCAGAGTGATATTTCAGCAGCCCTCTGAGAGGAGCTACCACATCTACTACCAGATCATGTCGCAGAAGAAGCCAGAACTGCTCG ACATGCTTCTGGTGTCCTCCAACCCGTACGACTACCACTTCTGCTCCCAGGGCGTGACGACCGTGGAGACAATGGATGACGGACAGGAGCTGATGGCCACTGAT CATGCCATGGATATCCTGGGCTTCCTTCCCGATGAGAAGTACGGCTGTTATAAAATAGTCGGAGCCATCATGCACTTTGGGAACATGAAATTCAAGCAGAGGCAGCGTGAGGAGCAGGCGGAGACTGACGGCACTGAAA GTGCTGACAAGGCTTCATACCTGATGGGAGTCAGTTCAGCTGACCTCATGAAAGGCCTGCTCCACCCGCGGGTGAAGGTGGGGAACGAGTACGTGGTGAAAGGGCAGAATGTGGAACAG GTTAACTACGCCGTCGGAGCTCTGGCCAAAGCCACGTATGACCGCATGTTCAAATGGCTCGTGAGTCGCATCAACCGGACCTTGTACACCTCCCTGCCTCGCCAGTACTTCATAGGAGTCCTGGATATCGCCGGGTTCGAGATCTTTGAA CTCAACAGCTTCGAGCAGCTGTGCATCAACTTCACAAATGAGAAAATGCAGCAGTTTTTCAACCACCACATGTTCATCCTGGAACAGGACGAGTACAAGAGGGAAGGCATCGAATGGACCTTCATTGACTTTGGGCTGGACCTTCAGGCCTGCATTGATCTGATTGAAAAG CCTCTGGGCATCATGTCCATCCTCGAAGAGGAGTGCATGTTCCCAAAGGCCACGGACAGCAGCCTTAAAGCCAAGTTGTACGATAATCACTCCGGCAAGTCGCCCAACTTCCAAAAGCCACGGCTGGACAAGAAGCGCAAATACGAGACCCATTTCGAGTTGGTCCACTACGCTGGGGTT gtaCCATATAACATTATTGGATGGCTGGACAAAAATAAAGACCCGCTGAATGAAACCGTGGTGGCAGTTTTCCAGAAGTCCTCCAACAAGCTGTTGGCTTCCTTGTATGAGAACTACATCAGCTCAGACTCAG CCACTGAGCCCAAGCCTGGCTtcaaggagaagaggaagaaggcgGCTTCGTTCCAGACCGTGTCTCAGCTTCACAAG gaaAACCTGAATAAGCTGATGACCAACCTCCGCAGCACCCAGCCTCACTTTGTCCGCTGCATCATCCCCAATGAGACCAAGACCCCAG GGATCATGGATCCATTCCTGGTGCTGCACCAGCTGCGCTGCAACGGTGTGCTGGAGGGCATCAGGATCTGCAGAAAGGGATTCCCCAACCGCATCCTCTACGCTGAATTCAGACAGCG CTACCGCATCCTGAACCCCCATGCTATTCCTGAAGATACGTTCATGGACAGCAGGAAAGCTGGAGAGAAGCTCCTGGCCTCCCTGGACATTGACCACAACCAGTATAGATTTGGACACACGAAG GTGTTCTTCAAGGCTGGCCTGCTGGGTCTCCTGGAGGAGATGAGGGACGAGCGTCTAGCCAAAATCCTGACGATGCTTCAGGCGGTCGCTCGAGGCAAAATCATGCGGCTGCAACTCAACAGGATGTGTGCAAGGAG GGAGGCTCTGATGATCATCCAGTGGAACATCCGGGCCTTCAACGCCGTCAAAAACTGGCTCTGGATGAAGTTATTCTTCAAGATCAAGCCTCTGCTGAAGAGCGCCGTCACAGAGAAAGAGCTGGCGTgtctgaaggaggagatggcTAAACTCAAAGAGGCTCTGGAGAAGTCAGACGTCAAACgcaaagagctggaggagaggcagGTCAGCCTGACCCAAGAGAAGAACGACCTCGCGCTACAGCTGCAGGCA GAGCAGGACAATCTAGCCGATGCAGAGGACCGCTGCGATCTGCTCATTAAAACTAAGATCCAGCTGGACTCCAAAGTTAAAGAACTAATGGAGaagctggaggacgaggaggagatgagCGCTAATGTGCTCGTCAAGAAGCGCAAGCTGGAGGACGAGTGCTCTGAGCTGAAGAAGGACATCGACGATCTGGAGATCACTCTGGCTAAAGTGGAAAAGGAGAAACACGCCATGGAGAACAAG GTGAAGAACCTGATCGAGGAAATGGCGGTTCTGGATGAAACCATACTGAAGCTGACCAAAGAGAAGAAGGCTCTTCAGGAGGCTCACCAGCAGACCCTCGACGACCTGCaggcagaggaagacaaagtcaACTCTCTGACCAAAGCCAAGATTAAACTGGAGCAGCAAGTAGATGAC CTGGAGGGCTCGCTGGAACAAGAGAAGAAGCTCCGCATGGACCTGGAACGGGTCCGACGTAAGCTGGAGGGAGATCTAAAGCTCTCCTTGGAATCTGTAATGGACCTGGAGAACGACAAGCAGCAGCTTGAAGAGAAGCTGAAGAA gaaagaCTTTGAAATGAATGCTGTAAGCACCAGGGTTGAAGATGAGCAAGCCATGGTCAACCAGCTTCAGAAGAAGATAAAAGAGCTACAG GCTCGtacagaggagctggaggaagagctgGATGCCGATCGGGCTTGCAGGGCCAAAGTGGAGAAGCAGCGTGCCGATGTGGCTcgtgagctggaggagctgagcgaACGTCTGGAAGAGGCCGGCGGGGCCACCTCGGCCCAGATTGAGATGAACAAGAAGAGGGAGGCGGACTTGCTGAAGCTGAGGCGAGACCTGGAGGAATCCATGCTGCACCACGAGTCCACAACGGCAGCCTTGCGGAAGAAGCACGCCGACAGCGTGGCGGAGCTGAGCGAGCAAATCGACAGCCTGCAGCGGGTCAAGcagaagctggagaaggaaAGGAGCGAGGCCAAGATGGAAGTCGACGATCTGGCTTCTACTGTGGAGCAACTCTCCAAGAGCAAG GCTACAATTGAGAAGAACTGTCGGCTGTACGAAGACCAACTGAGTGAAGCCAAGGCCAAAGTGGATGAGCTCCAGAGGCAGCTCAGTGACACCAACACCCAAAAGGCCCGCGCTCAGACGGAGAGCG GTGAGATGAGCAGGAAACTTGAAGAGCGGGAATCCTTGGTATCCCAGCTCCAGCGGTCCAAGAATTCTTTCATCCAGAATGTTGAGGAGCTGAaaaaacagctggaggaggagaataag TCTAAGAACGCCCTGGCCCACGCACTGCAGTCATCTCGACATGACTGCGACCTCCTGAGAGAGCAGtacgaggaggagcaggaggcaaaGGCTGAACTTCAGAGGGGTCTGTCCAAGGCCAACGCTGAGGTGGCTCAGTGGAGGACAAAGTATGAAACCGATGCCATCCAAAGGaccgaggagctggaggaagccaA AAAGAAGCTGGTGACGCGTCTGCAGGAGGCTGAAGAAACCGTGGAGGCTTCCAATGCTAAGTGTTCCTCCCTGGAGAAGACGAAACATCGCCTGCAGACGGAGATTGAGGATCTGGTCGTTGACCTGGAACGCTCcaacgctgcagctgctgccctgGACAAAAAGCAACGCAACTTTGACAAG GTACTGGCCGAGTGGAAGCAGAAGTATGAAGAGTGCCAGACGGAGCTGGAGAGCTCTCAAAAGGAGTCTCGAGCCCTGAGCACTGAGCTCTTCAAACTGAAGAACTCCTACGAGGAGACCCTGGATCACCTGGAGACCATCAAGCGGGAGAACAAGAACCTCCAAG AGGAGATCGCTGACCTGTCGGATCAAATCAGTCAGGGATCCAAAACCATCCACGAGCTCGAGACGGCAAAGAAGTGTCTGGACATGGAAAAAAGTGAGATCCAAGCTGCTTTGGAGGAAGCTGAA GGCACTCTGGAGCACGAGGAAAGCAAAACTCTCCGAATCCAACTGGAGCTGAATCAGGTGAAGGCCGACGTCGACAGGAAGCTGGCAGAGAAGGACGAGGAGATCGATAACCTTCG CCGCAACCACCAGAGAACGCTGGAGTCCATGCAGGCCACCTTGGATGCCGAGTCCAAGTCTCGCAACGAGGCCGTGCgcctgaggaagaagatggagggTGACCTGAACGAGATCGAGGTGCAGCTGAACCACGCCAACAGGCAGGCTTCGGAGTCACAGAGACTGCTGAGAAACCTCCAGGTCCAGATCAAG GACATTCAGTTGGAGCTTGATGAGACCTGCCACCAGAatgaggagctgaaggagcagatGGCGGTGACAGACCGCCGCAACAACCTGCTAAGTGCCGAGGTGGAGGAGCTCAGGGCCCTGCTGGAGCAGAACGACCGTGCACGCAGGCTCGCCGAGcacgagctgctggaggccaccGAGAGGGTCAACTTGTTGCACTCTCAG AACACTGGCCTGATaaaccagaagaagaagctggagagCGATCTGTCCATGCTGTCCTCCGAGGTGGAGGACGCTGTGCAGGAGTGCCGCAATGCAGAGGAGAAGGCCAAGAAGGCCATCACTGAT GCGGCCATGATggcagaggagctgaagaaggagcaggACACCAGTGCCCAtctggagaggatgaagaagaacatGGAGCAAACCATTAAGGATCTGCAGATGCGTCTGGACGAAGCCGAGCAGATTGCCCTCAAGGGGGGCAAGAAGCAGGTGCAGAAGCTGGAAGCCAGG GTCAAAGAGCTGGAGAATGAACTCGATTCTGAGCAAAAGAAGAGTCAAGAGTATCAGAAGGGAATCCGCAAGTATGAGAGGAGAATCAAAGAGCTCTCCTATCAG GGCGAGGAAGACAAGAAGAATCTGCTTCGGTTACAGGACCTCATCGACAAGCTGCAGGCGAAGGTGAAGTCATACAAGAGGCAGACTGAAGAAGCG GAGGAGCAGTCAAACTCCAACCTGTCCAGGTTCAGGAAGATCCAGCACGAGCTCAACGATGCGGAGGAGCGGGCCGACACGGCCGAGTCGCAAGTCAACAAGCTCCGGGTTCGCACCCGGGACCAAGGCGGCAAG CTCGCTGAGTGA